From Nitrospirota bacterium, a single genomic window includes:
- a CDS encoding DEAD/DEAH box helicase: MYKRFYNFDLSDEVLNALSEMGFEKPTPIQESAVPPAMEGLDIIGQAQTGTGKTAAFGIPIIEKGKRGKVPYAIILAPTRELAVQVAQELNKIGKNKGILSVPIYGGQSIERQIRSLKKGVDVIVGTPGRVLDHIRRKTLNLKNIQTLVLDEADEMLNMGFIDDIETILKEIPAERQTMLFSATMPREIIRIAAKYMNNPKKVAVDAKNMIVLKIKQVFYEVREEYKIKALTRLLDVEDPSLTLVFCHTKREVDEVAGKLQQMGYYAGAIHGDFTQSHRDEMMDKFKKGDIEILVATDVAARGLDITDVSHVINYNIPQNPDSYIHRIGRTGRAGKSGIAITFVTPREYRQLRLIERSAKTRIEKAKLPTRDEVRRAREQEILDEIDDIIKDENHSGYLAMVDELSNKYSQRDIAASALSLIFSDMETDEEDEVGLSDISSAKNYVRLFMTVGKRDRVKVADIVKSIASGANIPGNKIGNIALFDKFSFVEIPHDLAERVISSVDNSVLNGRKIRVQPARAKKSMAFDNVRAV; the protein is encoded by the coding sequence ATGTATAAGAGATTTTACAATTTTGATCTCTCAGACGAAGTGCTTAACGCACTCTCTGAGATGGGGTTTGAAAAACCAACGCCTATACAGGAGAGCGCAGTTCCCCCGGCAATGGAGGGGCTTGATATTATAGGCCAGGCACAGACCGGTACAGGAAAGACCGCAGCATTCGGTATTCCTATTATAGAAAAAGGAAAGAGGGGCAAGGTTCCATATGCAATCATCCTTGCACCAACACGTGAGCTTGCAGTGCAGGTAGCTCAGGAACTGAACAAGATCGGCAAGAACAAGGGAATACTCTCGGTCCCTATTTACGGCGGTCAGTCTATTGAAAGGCAGATACGCTCTCTAAAGAAGGGTGTTGATGTTATTGTCGGCACCCCTGGACGTGTGTTAGACCATATCCGCAGGAAGACGCTTAACCTTAAAAACATCCAGACCCTGGTGCTTGATGAAGCTGACGAGATGCTCAATATGGGGTTTATTGATGATATCGAGACTATTCTGAAGGAGATACCTGCAGAGAGGCAGACCATGTTGTTTTCAGCTACCATGCCTCGAGAAATAATACGTATAGCCGCTAAATACATGAATAACCCAAAGAAGGTTGCGGTGGATGCAAAGAACATGATTGTCCTGAAGATAAAACAGGTCTTTTATGAAGTTAGAGAGGAATACAAGATAAAGGCCCTTACAAGATTGCTTGATGTCGAAGATCCTTCCCTTACCCTGGTCTTTTGTCATACAAAACGGGAAGTGGATGAGGTAGCAGGCAAACTCCAGCAGATGGGATACTATGCAGGGGCAATACACGGGGATTTTACGCAGTCTCACAGGGATGAGATGATGGATAAATTCAAAAAAGGCGATATTGAGATACTTGTTGCCACTGATGTTGCAGCAAGAGGACTGGATATTACCGATGTATCCCATGTGATCAATTACAACATACCTCAGAACCCGGATAGTTACATCCACCGTATCGGAAGGACCGGAAGGGCGGGTAAATCCGGGATTGCGATTACCTTTGTTACCCCAAGAGAGTACAGACAGTTGAGACTCATAGAACGGTCTGCAAAAACACGAATTGAAAAGGCAAAATTGCCCACCAGGGATGAGGTCAGGAGGGCCAGGGAGCAAGAAATACTTGATGAGATTGATGACATAATCAAGGATGAAAATCATTCCGGATATTTAGCCATGGTAGACGAGCTTTCCAATAAGTATTCTCAGCGTGATATAGCTGCTTCTGCCCTGAGCCTTATCTTTTCAGATATGGAAACCGATGAGGAAGATGAAGTCGGGCTGTCTGATATCTCCTCAGCAAAGAACTATGTAAGACTCTTTATGACCGTGGGCAAGAGAGACAGGGTGAAGGTTGCCGACATCGTCAAGTCTATTGCATCGGGTGCAAATATCCCGGGCAACAAGATCGGGAATATCGCACTCTTTGATAAATTCAGCTTTGTTGAAATTCCTCATGATCTTGCTGAAAGGGTGATAAGTTCTGTGGATAATTCCGTTCTGAACGGCAGGAAGATACGCGTACAACCTGCCAGGGCAAAGAAATCCATGGCTTTTGATAATGTAAGGGCAGTATAG
- the rpsU gene encoding 30S ribosomal protein S21, with protein sequence MEIRVNGHIDKAIRLLKRVAEKEGLFRELKKRRFYEKPSVKKRRKQREAQKRRIKNARMRRQYK encoded by the coding sequence TTGGAGATAAGAGTTAACGGACATATAGATAAGGCCATCAGGCTCCTTAAGCGTGTGGCAGAGAAGGAAGGACTCTTCAGAGAGTTGAAGAAAAGACGTTTTTATGAAAAACCTTCAGTTAAAAAGAGAAGAAAACAGAGGGAGGCCCAAAAGAGAAGGATTAAAAACGCCAGGATGAGAAGGCAGTATAAATAG